One Polynucleobacter sp. MG-5-Ahmo-C2 genomic window carries:
- the accC gene encoding acetyl-CoA carboxylase biotin carboxylase subunit, which translates to MFDKILIANRGEIALRIQRACRELGIKTVVVYSTADKEAKYVKLADEAVCIGPAPSPLSYLNMPAIISAAEVTDAEAIHPGYGFLSENADFAERVEKSGFAFIGPTAASIRLMGDKVSAKRAMIKAGVPCVPGSEGALPDDPKEIIAAAKKVGYPVIIKAAGGGGGRGMRVVHTEAALINAVNMTREEAGRAFGNPEVYMEKFLEKPRHVEIQILADTHGNAIWLGERDCSMQRRHQKVIEEAPAPGIDRRLIAKIGERCAEACRKIAYRGAGTFEFLYENGEFFFIEMNTRVQVEHPVTEMITGVDIVQEQIRIAAGLKLNYRQKDIVFRGHAIECRLNAEDPFKFTPSPGKIGSFHMPGGPGIRVDSHAYSGYVVPSNYDSMIGKLISYGNTREQAIRRMQIALSEMVIDGITTNVPLHRELMLDPNFIEGGTSIHYLEHRLEEQAASRGKS; encoded by the coding sequence ATGTTCGATAAGATTCTGATCGCCAATCGGGGGGAAATTGCTCTCCGAATCCAACGTGCTTGCCGCGAATTGGGAATTAAAACTGTAGTGGTGTATTCCACTGCAGATAAAGAAGCTAAATATGTGAAGCTTGCTGATGAAGCGGTGTGTATTGGTCCAGCGCCTTCCCCACTCAGTTATCTCAACATGCCGGCCATTATTTCTGCAGCTGAGGTGACTGATGCCGAAGCAATTCACCCTGGCTATGGTTTTCTTTCCGAGAATGCTGACTTTGCTGAACGGGTTGAGAAATCAGGCTTCGCCTTCATAGGTCCGACTGCAGCATCGATTCGGCTCATGGGTGACAAAGTTTCTGCGAAACGCGCCATGATTAAAGCAGGCGTCCCTTGCGTTCCTGGCTCTGAGGGTGCACTGCCGGATGATCCAAAAGAAATTATTGCTGCCGCAAAAAAGGTTGGCTATCCGGTCATCATTAAAGCTGCCGGTGGTGGTGGTGGTCGCGGCATGCGAGTTGTGCATACCGAAGCAGCCCTGATCAACGCAGTAAACATGACTCGTGAAGAAGCAGGCCGCGCTTTTGGTAATCCAGAAGTCTATATGGAGAAGTTTCTAGAAAAACCCCGGCACGTAGAGATTCAAATTCTGGCCGATACCCATGGCAATGCGATTTGGTTAGGCGAACGTGATTGCTCGATGCAACGTCGCCATCAAAAAGTCATTGAAGAAGCTCCAGCGCCTGGCATTGATCGCCGCTTGATTGCAAAAATTGGTGAGCGCTGCGCAGAAGCCTGCCGAAAAATTGCTTATCGTGGCGCAGGAACCTTCGAATTCCTCTATGAGAATGGTGAATTCTTCTTCATTGAGATGAATACCCGAGTTCAAGTTGAACATCCAGTGACTGAAATGATTACCGGCGTAGACATTGTTCAAGAACAGATTCGGATTGCAGCTGGCCTCAAATTAAATTACCGCCAGAAGGATATTGTGTTCCGTGGTCATGCAATCGAATGTCGCCTAAATGCTGAGGATCCATTTAAATTCACGCCAAGCCCAGGCAAAATTGGCTCATTCCATATGCCAGGCGGCCCCGGAATTCGTGTCGACTCTCATGCCTATAGCGGTTATGTAGTTCCTTCGAACTATGACTCCATGATTGGTAAATTGATTTCTTATGGCAACACTCGCGAACAAGCGATCCGCCGCATGCAAATAGCCCTTTCAGAAATGGTCATTGACGGCATCACTACCAATGTGCCCCTCCATCGCGAATTGATGTTGGACCCTAATTTCATCGAAGGCGGTACCAGTATTCATTACCTTGAGCATCGCTTGGAAGAGCAAGCTGCAAGTCGCGGAAAATCTTAA
- the accB gene encoding acetyl-CoA carboxylase biotin carboxyl carrier protein, whose translation MDLRKLKTLIDLVSESGISELEVNEGEDRVRIVNAGSSAPAGQTVYANPAPIHAAQTAPTAVAGVGAVAEAPATETGSVARSPMVGTFYRAPNPESPNFVSIGDTVKVGQTLCIIEAMKLLNEIESEYAGVVREILCENGQGVEFDQPLFIIA comes from the coding sequence ATGGATCTGAGAAAACTAAAAACCTTGATCGACCTAGTTTCTGAATCAGGCATTTCTGAGTTAGAGGTGAACGAAGGTGAAGACCGTGTCCGCATCGTAAATGCTGGCTCTTCAGCCCCTGCTGGACAAACAGTTTATGCAAACCCGGCGCCCATTCATGCTGCTCAAACTGCCCCTACAGCAGTTGCGGGAGTAGGAGCGGTAGCTGAAGCGCCTGCCACTGAAACTGGCTCTGTTGCGCGCTCACCAATGGTGGGTACTTTCTATCGTGCCCCAAATCCAGAATCCCCAAATTTTGTAAGCATTGGTGACACTGTAAAAGTAGGCCAAACCCTTTGCATTATTGAAGCCATGAAATTGCTCAATGAAATTGAGTCAGAGTATGCCGGTGTCGTGAGAGAAATTCTTTGCGAAAACGGTCAAGGCGTTGAATTTGATCAACCACTTTTCATCATTGCTTAA
- the aroQ gene encoding type II 3-dehydroquinate dehydratase, with translation MSKKASILVIQGPNLNLLGTREPEVYGKTTLEDIHQKLEDLAKAESVNLSTYQSNHEGELIDRIQKAKLDGVDFIIINPGAFTHTSVALRDVLAGVAIPFVEIHLSNIHQREEFRKHSYLSDIATGVICGLGAIGYELALKAAITHLQK, from the coding sequence ATGTCGAAAAAAGCTTCAATTCTCGTAATTCAGGGCCCAAATCTCAACCTATTAGGCACTCGTGAACCAGAGGTTTATGGAAAAACTACGCTTGAAGACATTCACCAAAAGCTAGAAGATTTAGCCAAAGCTGAGTCTGTAAACCTCAGCACCTACCAAAGCAACCATGAAGGCGAGCTAATTGACCGCATTCAAAAAGCCAAACTAGATGGGGTTGATTTCATCATCATTAACCCAGGCGCCTTTACCCACACTAGCGTTGCCCTACGGGATGTTTTAGCTGGGGTAGCCATTCCCTTTGTGGAAATTCATTTATCCAATATTCATCAGCGCGAAGAGTTTCGTAAGCACTCCTATTTATCTGACATTGCTACGGGAGTAATTTGTGGTTTAGGCGCTATTGGTTATGAATTAGCGCTCAAAGCAGCCATTACCCATTTACAAAAATAA
- a CDS encoding TlpA disulfide reductase family protein — MNRRQLLIICGISLIALLGGVFTSQWISQTGLASEPSVKAFFANPWQSPDGKTANTAQWRGKILVVNFWASWCPPCVEEMPALDQLQREYMQQNVVFVGIGIDSPSNIREFLEKTPVSYPILIGGLVGSSLSKQMGNTQGALPYTVIINSKGKSTFTKLGKINEEELRKAIKSAL, encoded by the coding sequence ATGAACCGAAGACAATTACTGATCATCTGCGGAATCAGTCTCATAGCCTTGCTTGGCGGCGTCTTCACTTCCCAATGGATTTCGCAAACTGGCTTAGCCAGTGAACCATCCGTTAAGGCCTTTTTTGCGAACCCTTGGCAAAGTCCAGATGGAAAAACAGCCAATACTGCGCAATGGCGAGGGAAAATCCTAGTAGTTAACTTTTGGGCCTCCTGGTGCCCTCCCTGTGTTGAAGAAATGCCGGCCTTAGACCAGCTTCAGCGGGAATATATGCAGCAAAATGTAGTATTTGTCGGCATCGGCATCGATTCACCCTCTAATATTCGAGAATTTCTGGAAAAGACCCCTGTAAGCTACCCTATTCTCATTGGCGGCCTGGTAGGCAGCAGTCTCTCCAAGCAAATGGGAAATACTCAAGGTGCACTCCCTTACACCGTAATCATTAATAGCAAAGGTAAATCTACTTTTACTAAATTAGGAAAGATAAACGAAGAAGAGCTCAGAAAAGCAATTAAGTCTGCTTTATAG